A region from the Mycoplasmopsis phocirhinis genome encodes:
- the rpsQ gene encoding 30S ribosomal protein S17 — protein MQRLTTRKSLTGKVTSVRGDKTIFVEVESYRSHNLYSKRYRVVKRFAVHDEKLLASVGDIVNIMETRPLSKTKHFRLVEIKHKAQRGEE, from the coding sequence ATGCAAAGATTAACAACCCGTAAAAGTTTAACAGGTAAAGTTACATCTGTTCGTGGTGATAAAACTATTTTTGTCGAAGTAGAAAGTTATCGTTCACATAACTTATATTCAAAAAGATATAGAGTAGTAAAACGTTTCGCAGTTCACGATGAAAAATTATTAGCATCAGTTGGCGATATTGTTAATATTATGGAAACACGTCCACTTTCAAAAACCAAACATTTTCGTTTAGTAGAAATCAAACATAAAGCACAACGAGGTGAAGAATAA
- the rplO gene encoding 50S ribosomal protein L15 yields the protein MQIKLHELKPTAGSRKDKHRVGRGHAAGKGKQAGKGQSGQNKRHGHRPGFEGGQTPWFRRIGKRGFNNVNHVEYQVVNLKDLEQKFSANDTVNIETLIKANLIKRNLPIKILANGKLTKKLLVNVHAASQSAKDAIAAAGGKFEDLSLT from the coding sequence ATGCAAATAAAATTACATGAATTAAAACCTACTGCTGGTTCACGTAAAGATAAACATCGTGTTGGTAGAGGTCACGCTGCTGGTAAAGGTAAACAAGCTGGTAAAGGTCAATCTGGTCAAAATAAACGTCATGGACACAGACCTGGTTTTGAAGGTGGTCAAACTCCTTGATTTCGTCGTATTGGAAAACGTGGTTTTAACAACGTTAACCACGTTGAATATCAAGTTGTGAATTTAAAAGATTTAGAACAAAAATTTAGTGCTAATGACACTGTTAATATTGAAACCTTAATTAAGGCTAATTTAATTAAAAGAAATTTACCAATTAAAATTTTGGCAAACGGTAAACTAACTAAAAAACTTTTAGTTAATGTTCATGCAGCTTCGCAAAGTGCTAAAGATGCAATTGCTGCCGCTGGTGGTAAATTTGAAGATTTATCTTTAACTTAA
- the rplR gene encoding 50S ribosomal protein L18 encodes MATLSRNQARQRKHLRERQSIVGTSSKPRLSVFKSHQNFYAQLIDDSKGVTLASVSTLTKGEFHGNITSAAQAGKLMAQKINELNLTQIVFDRSGYIYHGRVKAFAEAVRENVKGVKF; translated from the coding sequence ATGGCTACATTATCAAGAAATCAAGCACGTCAAAGAAAACATTTGCGTGAGCGTCAATCAATTGTTGGTACATCTTCTAAACCACGTTTGAGCGTTTTCAAATCACACCAAAACTTCTACGCACAACTAATTGATGATTCTAAAGGCGTTACGCTAGCTAGTGTTTCGACTTTAACTAAAGGTGAATTTCATGGTAACATTACTTCAGCTGCTCAAGCTGGCAAATTAATGGCACAAAAAATTAATGAACTAAATCTAACTCAAATTGTTTTCGATCGTTCAGGATACATTTACCACGGACGTGTGAAAGCGTTTGCTGAAGCTGTGAGAGAAAACGTGAAAGGAGTTAAATTCTAA
- the rplF gene encoding 50S ribosomal protein L6, with product MSRVGNRILNIPQGVEVNLQGTNLSVKGKLGSLQTTFSPLIAIKIEEGKISTLRVNEEKTTKQLHGTTNALISNMLVGVSQGFKKELVIKGVGYKAVLKDQQLELAVGKSHLELLDIPSDVSVELPKPTEITLSSISKSSVGHFAAIVRATRKPSPYSGKGIAYKDEVIRRKEGKTAAK from the coding sequence ATGTCACGTGTCGGAAACAGAATATTAAATATCCCTCAAGGCGTTGAAGTTAATTTACAAGGAACAAATTTAAGCGTTAAAGGTAAATTAGGAAGTTTACAAACAACTTTTTCACCTTTGATTGCGATTAAAATTGAAGAAGGCAAAATTAGCACTTTAAGAGTTAATGAAGAAAAAACTACTAAACAATTACACGGAACAACAAATGCTTTAATTAGCAATATGCTAGTGGGTGTATCACAAGGTTTTAAAAAAGAATTAGTAATTAAAGGGGTTGGTTATAAAGCTGTGCTTAAAGACCAACAATTAGAATTAGCAGTTGGTAAATCACATTTAGAATTATTAGATATTCCTAGTGATGTAAGTGTTGAATTACCAAAACCAACTGAAATTACACTATCATCAATTTCAAAATCAAGCGTAGGACATTTTGCTGCCATTGTGCGCGCTACTAGAAAACCTAGTCCATACTCAGGTAAAGGGATTGCGTATAAAGATGAAGTTATTCGTCGCAAAGAAGGAAAAACTGCTGCGAAGTAG
- the rpsH gene encoding 30S ribosomal protein S8: protein MFITDPISDMIVRIKNANQRKFKSVNIPFSNKKQRILEILLAEGYIQTLNVKGEGINKVLEVSLKYKANQRAIIDFKRISKPGLRVYSSAQQLPNVLSGYGTAIVSTSKGMMTEKQARKENVGGEVIAIIW, encoded by the coding sequence ATGTTTATTACAGATCCAATCTCAGATATGATAGTGCGTATTAAAAACGCAAATCAAAGAAAATTTAAATCAGTTAACATTCCATTCTCAAATAAAAAACAAAGAATTTTAGAAATTCTTTTAGCAGAAGGTTATATTCAAACACTAAATGTTAAAGGTGAAGGCATTAATAAAGTATTGGAAGTAAGTTTAAAATATAAAGCTAATCAACGAGCAATTATTGACTTTAAACGAATTTCAAAACCAGGTTTAAGAGTTTATTCTTCAGCTCAACAACTACCAAACGTATTATCAGGATACGGAACAGCCATTGTTTCAACTTCAAAAGGAATGATGACTGAAAAACAAGCACGCAAGGAAAATGTTGGCGGTGAAGTTATCGCTATCATTTGATAG
- the rplN gene encoding 50S ribosomal protein L14 has protein sequence MVIELSKLKVADNSGAKEVGVIRVLGGSRKKTANIGDVIVCSVKKALPNGAVKEGQVVKAVIVRSRYGIKRPNGSHIKFDDNAVVIIKDDKSMRGTRVFGPVARELRDKGYLKIVSLAPEVL, from the coding sequence ATGGTTATTGAACTATCTAAATTAAAAGTAGCTGATAATTCAGGTGCTAAAGAGGTGGGTGTTATTAGAGTATTAGGTGGCTCACGTAAAAAAACTGCTAATATTGGTGATGTGATTGTGTGTTCAGTAAAAAAAGCACTACCAAATGGTGCTGTTAAAGAAGGTCAAGTGGTTAAAGCCGTTATTGTTCGTTCTCGTTATGGGATTAAAAGACCAAACGGTTCGCATATTAAATTTGATGACAATGCTGTAGTTATTATTAAAGACGATAAATCAATGAGAGGAACTCGTGTTTTTGGACCGGTTGCTCGTGAATTGCGTGACAAGGGATATTTAAAAATTGTTTCTCTTGCACCGGAAGTTTTATAG
- the rpsC gene encoding 30S ribosomal protein S3 → MGQKVNPNGFRYGVTKQRNTTWFAEKKEFGSLLVQDDKIYKFFDKLVRKYQIGQIEIKRTQTNKITVVLHVASPARILGEAGANINALNVALHKHLKNKKLDINLQVTQLAKPELNARLAAEAIAIKLENRESFRIAQKYVINEALKARAKGIKTAVSGRLNGVDMARTEGYSRGEMKLHTLRQDVDYAQATARTTYGAIGVKVWISKGEILEGGLKNASTKKN, encoded by the coding sequence ATGGGACAAAAAGTTAATCCAAATGGTTTCCGTTATGGTGTAACCAAACAACGTAATACAACATGATTTGCAGAAAAAAAAGAATTTGGATCATTATTAGTTCAAGACGATAAAATTTACAAATTCTTTGATAAATTAGTACGTAAATACCAAATTGGTCAAATTGAAATTAAAAGAACACAAACAAACAAAATAACTGTTGTTTTACACGTTGCTAGCCCAGCCAGAATTTTAGGCGAAGCCGGTGCCAACATTAATGCTTTAAATGTTGCTTTACATAAACATTTAAAAAATAAAAAATTAGATATTAATTTACAAGTTACTCAACTTGCTAAACCAGAATTAAATGCTCGTTTAGCAGCTGAAGCGATTGCTATAAAATTAGAAAATCGTGAGAGTTTTAGAATTGCCCAAAAATACGTAATTAATGAAGCACTAAAAGCACGGGCAAAAGGTATTAAAACTGCTGTTTCGGGTCGTTTAAACGGAGTTGATATGGCTCGTACCGAAGGATATTCGCGCGGCGAAATGAAATTACACACTTTAAGACAAGATGTTGATTATGCACAAGCAACAGCACGTACCACATATGGTGCTATTGGTGTTAAAGTTTGAATTTCAAAAGGCGAAATTTTGGAAGGAGGATTAAAAAATGCTTCAACCAAAAAGAACTAA
- the rplD gene encoding 50S ribosomal protein L4, translating into MAVNKFYLSEKFDKDRNISFNLKKEGVKKVKNFKTFKEGLEEFEKDATKLEGESRVWFHRNGKFSGSIATSKVKTIIQTLATNNVKEEESIQFLNEEKLVDVSTTKTKKETKSTQVEVEKVDKNTKFEFDNSKLPSQLFNLEKIYQQAIFDTIMSERASKRQGTHSVKTRAEVRGGGKKPWRQKGTGRARAGSTRSPIWVGGGRAFGPRTERNYNLKVNKKVKKAAFFSALTLLAQDKAVLVDDFKLDKISTKNAVAKLQKLNIANVKHVLVVSNDTTVYKSLANVANVAVIKPNSVTVENLIWADVLLLSNEGLKTFEGRAK; encoded by the coding sequence ATGGCTGTTAATAAATTTTATTTATCAGAAAAATTTGACAAAGACAGAAACATCTCTTTCAATCTTAAAAAAGAAGGTGTTAAAAAAGTTAAAAACTTCAAGACTTTTAAAGAAGGTTTAGAAGAATTTGAAAAAGATGCTACTAAACTTGAAGGTGAATCAAGAGTGTGGTTCCACAGAAATGGTAAATTCTCAGGTTCTATTGCTACTTCAAAAGTTAAAACAATTATTCAAACACTAGCAACTAATAATGTTAAAGAAGAAGAAAGTATTCAATTTTTAAATGAAGAAAAATTAGTTGATGTATCTACAACAAAAACTAAAAAAGAAACAAAATCTACTCAAGTAGAAGTTGAAAAAGTTGACAAAAATACTAAATTTGAGTTTGATAACTCTAAATTACCAAGCCAGTTATTCAATTTAGAAAAAATTTATCAACAAGCAATTTTTGACACAATAATGTCAGAAAGAGCATCAAAAAGACAAGGCACTCACTCAGTTAAAACTCGTGCCGAAGTTAGAGGTGGTGGTAAAAAACCATGAAGACAAAAAGGAACAGGGCGTGCTCGTGCTGGTTCAACCAGATCTCCTATTTGAGTAGGCGGTGGTCGTGCTTTTGGTCCTAGAACTGAAAGAAATTACAATCTTAAAGTTAACAAAAAAGTGAAAAAAGCCGCATTTTTCAGCGCACTTACTTTATTAGCACAAGATAAAGCTGTATTGGTAGATGATTTTAAATTAGACAAAATTTCAACTAAAAATGCTGTTGCTAAACTTCAAAAATTAAATATTGCAAACGTTAAACATGTTTTAGTGGTTTCAAACGATACAACAGTATATAAATCACTAGCCAATGTTGCTAATGTAGCAGTTATCAAACCAAATTCAGTTACAGTTGAAAACTTAATTTGAGCAGATGTATTATTATTATCAAACGAAGGCTTAAAAACATTCGAAGGGAGAGCTAAATAA
- the rplE gene encoding 50S ribosomal protein L5, giving the protein MNLKKQYQSSIVPTLMEEFKFKSIMQVPRLEKIVLNMTAGKEVTNSKAIEEVLNELTLISSQKPLQTVARKSNASWKLREGMPMGGKVTLRRDRMWDFLEKLIHIAMPRIRDFRGANPKAFDGRGNYSLGIKEQIIFPEIDFDKIRRIKGLDVQLITSTNSDAQAKRLLELLGMRFVKGDK; this is encoded by the coding sequence ATGAACTTAAAAAAACAATATCAAAGTAGTATTGTTCCAACTTTAATGGAAGAATTTAAATTTAAATCAATTATGCAAGTTCCCCGTCTTGAAAAAATCGTTTTGAATATGACCGCAGGTAAAGAAGTAACAAATTCAAAAGCAATCGAAGAAGTTTTAAACGAATTAACACTAATTTCTAGCCAAAAACCATTACAAACAGTTGCTAGAAAATCAAATGCTTCATGAAAATTAAGAGAAGGTATGCCTATGGGCGGTAAAGTTACTTTACGTAGAGATAGAATGTGAGATTTTTTAGAAAAATTAATTCACATCGCTATGCCTCGTATTCGTGATTTTCGTGGTGCTAATCCTAAAGCCTTTGATGGTCGCGGAAATTATTCATTAGGTATTAAAGAGCAAATCATTTTCCCTGAAATTGATTTTGACAAAATTAGAAGAATTAAAGGTTTAGATGTTCAATTAATCACATCTACAAATTCAGATGCCCAAGCCAAAAGATTGCTTGAACTACTTGGAATGAGATTTGTTAAAGGAGATAAATAA
- a CDS encoding type Z 30S ribosomal protein S14, whose protein sequence is MAKVSLKAKQKKHPKFSTRFYTRCEICGRPHAVLRKFKICRICFRVKAHAGQIPGYKKASW, encoded by the coding sequence ATGGCTAAAGTATCACTAAAAGCAAAACAAAAAAAACACCCCAAATTTTCAACTCGTTTTTATACACGTTGTGAAATCTGTGGTCGTCCTCACGCAGTTTTAAGAAAATTTAAAATCTGCCGTATTTGTTTCCGTGTTAAAGCACATGCTGGACAAATTCCAGGATACAAGAAAGCGAGTTGATAA
- the rpsE gene encoding 30S ribosomal protein S5: MSQTNLNATGTTEVLKPNSDKVETKKSETKPKNTRERSSRPTRRRNDSFNDGFSEKVISISRVSKTVKGGRRFSFSTFVVVGDKKGRVGFGHGKANEVPDSIKKAIKDAKNNLITLPVVKGTVPHQNEAKFLASKVMLKPASKGTGIVASSTVRAVVELAGYTDVYSKTYGSRSKSNIVRATLKALTQMRTAEAIAHIRDKEVKDLR; encoded by the coding sequence ATGTCACAAACAAATTTAAACGCAACTGGCACCACCGAAGTACTTAAGCCAAATTCAGACAAAGTTGAAACTAAAAAAAGTGAAACTAAACCTAAAAACACTCGTGAGCGTTCATCACGTCCAACTCGTCGTCGTAATGATAGTTTTAACGATGGTTTTAGCGAAAAAGTTATTTCAATTTCAAGAGTTTCTAAAACTGTCAAGGGTGGACGTAGATTTTCATTTTCAACTTTTGTTGTAGTTGGTGATAAAAAAGGTCGTGTTGGATTTGGACACGGAAAAGCAAATGAAGTTCCTGATTCAATTAAAAAAGCAATTAAAGACGCTAAAAATAATTTAATTACTTTGCCAGTTGTTAAAGGAACTGTTCCTCACCAAAATGAAGCCAAATTTTTAGCCTCTAAAGTTATGCTTAAACCAGCTTCAAAAGGTACTGGAATTGTTGCTTCTTCAACAGTGCGTGCGGTTGTCGAACTTGCTGGCTACACTGATGTATATTCAAAAACATACGGTTCACGTTCAAAATCTAATATTGTTAGAGCAACTTTGAAAGCACTAACTCAAATGCGTACAGCTGAAGCTATTGCCCATATCAGAGATAAAGAAGTTAAAGACCTAAGATAA
- the rpmC gene encoding 50S ribosomal protein L29: MVFKDLKTKSVEELQKLVNDLKAELLTLRFKNRTGQLDQSHKINAVKKDIARALTALVQLKGDK; this comes from the coding sequence ATGGTTTTTAAAGATTTAAAAACAAAATCAGTAGAAGAATTGCAAAAACTAGTTAATGACCTAAAAGCCGAATTATTAACCCTTCGTTTTAAGAATAGAACTGGACAATTAGATCAAAGTCACAAAATTAATGCAGTCAAAAAAGATATCGCTAGAGCATTAACTGCTCTTGTACAACTTAAAGGAGACAAATAA
- the rplP gene encoding 50S ribosomal protein L16: MLQPKRTKYRKPFLLRHDKRKAHKGNKVSFGEFGLQAVTSAWVDARQIESARIAITRRMGREGQVFIRIFPHFQKTSKPIGVRMGSGKGSPEKWYTPVKVNTMMFEVSGVKEEIARDALRLGGHKLPVKWKIVSKADAQGGQI; the protein is encoded by the coding sequence ATGCTTCAACCAAAAAGAACTAAATATAGAAAACCTTTTTTATTACGTCATGACAAACGTAAAGCACACAAAGGAAATAAAGTGTCATTTGGAGAATTTGGACTTCAAGCTGTTACATCAGCGTGAGTAGATGCTCGTCAAATCGAATCAGCTCGTATTGCGATTACTCGTCGTATGGGTCGTGAGGGACAAGTGTTTATTAGAATTTTCCCTCACTTCCAAAAAACATCAAAACCAATTGGTGTGCGTATGGGTTCAGGTAAAGGTTCACCTGAAAAATGATACACACCAGTTAAAGTTAACACAATGATGTTTGAAGTATCAGGTGTTAAAGAAGAGATTGCTCGTGACGCCCTTCGTTTAGGTGGTCACAAATTACCTGTTAAATGAAAAATTGTTTCTAAAGCAGATGCACAAGGAGGTCAAATATAA
- the rplX gene encoding 50S ribosomal protein L24 yields MKMKFKKNDEVVVIAGAHKWEQGRIVRVDAKNNTVYIKDVNMQQKHKKPSQGSEGRIKKQEGPIHASNVAVIAKKGTKTSAPVYSKIGYKLTQNGQKTRIIKKTNKEY; encoded by the coding sequence ATGAAAATGAAATTCAAAAAAAATGATGAAGTTGTCGTTATTGCCGGAGCTCATAAATGAGAGCAAGGACGTATCGTTCGTGTAGACGCTAAAAATAACACAGTATATATTAAAGATGTTAATATGCAACAAAAACATAAAAAACCATCTCAAGGAAGCGAAGGAAGAATCAAAAAACAAGAAGGTCCAATTCACGCCTCAAATGTGGCTGTAATTGCTAAAAAAGGTACTAAAACTAGTGCTCCTGTGTATTCAAAAATTGGTTATAAACTTACTCAAAACGGTCAAAAAACAAGAATTATTAAAAAAACTAACAAGGAATATTAA
- the rplV gene encoding 50S ribosomal protein L22 produces MQAKAHVKIQRISVRKAALVAALFRGKDVRVALGILKNTNKKASYLFIKLINSAVANATNNHGMDASKLFVKEVLVNEGPTLKRFQPHSQGRAFSIFKRTSNLSVVLEERN; encoded by the coding sequence ATGCAAGCAAAAGCACATGTTAAAATTCAACGCATAAGCGTACGTAAAGCTGCTTTAGTTGCTGCTCTTTTCCGTGGAAAAGATGTACGTGTTGCATTAGGTATTTTAAAAAATACCAATAAAAAAGCATCATATTTATTTATTAAACTTATCAATTCAGCTGTTGCTAATGCAACTAATAACCATGGAATGGACGCGTCAAAATTATTTGTTAAAGAAGTTTTAGTTAACGAAGGTCCAACACTAAAAAGATTTCAACCTCACTCACAAGGAAGAGCATTTTCAATTTTCAAACGTACTTCAAATTTATCAGTAGTATTGGAAGAAAGAAACTAA
- the rplW gene encoding 50S ribosomal protein L23, which yields MELTQIIRKPILTEKTNLLQQENKYTFEVDYHANKYQIKNAVEFIFQVKVENVNTIKVGKKAKRIGRYSGFTNRYKKAIVTVAKEDKIVFYPNEAEAQDEVKAAQKSAKIQETKQADKASEEKLAQKIAAKKSKKKSSKDEK from the coding sequence ATGGAATTAACTCAAATTATTCGTAAACCTATCCTGACCGAAAAAACAAACCTTCTACAACAAGAAAATAAATACACTTTTGAAGTTGATTACCACGCAAATAAATATCAAATTAAAAACGCTGTTGAATTTATTTTCCAAGTGAAAGTTGAAAATGTTAACACAATTAAAGTAGGCAAAAAAGCTAAAAGAATAGGGCGTTATAGTGGTTTTACAAACCGTTATAAAAAAGCAATTGTGACTGTTGCAAAAGAAGATAAAATTGTATTTTATCCAAATGAAGCTGAGGCACAAGATGAAGTTAAAGCGGCACAAAAAAGTGCAAAAATTCAAGAAACTAAGCAAGCTGATAAAGCTAGTGAAGAAAAATTAGCACAAAAAATTGCTGCTAAAAAATCAAAGAAAAAATCATCAAAAGATGAAAAATAA
- the rpsS gene encoding 30S ribosomal protein S19, which produces MARSLKKGPFADDHLMKKVEAIVEGKAAKKPIKTWSRRSTIFPNFVGLTFQVHNGKSFIDVYVTDDMVGHKLGEFSPTRTYTGHGADKGKK; this is translated from the coding sequence ATGGCACGTAGTCTTAAAAAAGGTCCATTTGCTGATGATCACTTAATGAAAAAAGTGGAAGCCATTGTTGAAGGCAAGGCAGCAAAAAAACCAATTAAAACTTGATCGAGACGCTCAACAATTTTTCCTAATTTTGTTGGTTTAACATTCCAAGTTCATAATGGTAAAAGCTTTATTGATGTTTATGTAACCGATGATATGGTAGGACACAAACTTGGAGAATTTTCTCCTACAAGAACCTACACAGGTCATGGTGCTGATAAAGGTAAAAAATAG
- the rplB gene encoding 50S ribosomal protein L2 gives MAIKHYKPTTNGRRNMSSLDYGKNLSGHAPEKSLLVILKNSAGRNNQGKITVRHHGGRVKRFYRLIDFKRNKDNIPAVVKSIEYDPNRSANISLLAYADGEKRYILAPKGLKVGQTVISGNDVDILVGNTLPLSSIPEGTLVHNIEMQPGGGGIIARSAGASAQILGKDDDGKYVVLRLKSGETRRILARARATIGEVGNEEHLLVNLGKAGRNRHKGIRPTVRGSVMNPVDHPHGGGEGKQPIGRKSPLTPWGKKALGVKTRKTKKSSNKLILRRRKDAK, from the coding sequence ATGGCAATTAAACATTACAAGCCAACCACTAACGGTCGTCGTAATATGTCATCTCTTGACTATGGTAAAAACCTTTCAGGTCACGCACCTGAAAAATCATTACTAGTAATTTTAAAAAATTCTGCTGGTCGTAATAACCAAGGAAAAATTACAGTAAGACACCATGGTGGTCGTGTAAAGAGATTTTATAGATTAATTGACTTTAAACGTAACAAAGACAATATTCCAGCTGTGGTTAAGTCAATTGAATACGATCCAAACCGTTCAGCTAATATTTCATTATTAGCATACGCTGATGGAGAAAAAAGATACATTTTAGCACCGAAAGGTCTTAAAGTAGGACAAACAGTTATTTCAGGAAATGATGTTGATATTTTAGTTGGTAATACTTTACCGCTATCTTCAATTCCAGAAGGTACATTAGTACACAACATCGAAATGCAACCTGGCGGAGGCGGAATTATTGCTCGTTCAGCCGGTGCCAGTGCCCAAATTTTAGGTAAAGATGATGATGGTAAATACGTTGTTTTACGTCTAAAATCAGGCGAAACTCGTCGTATTTTAGCAAGAGCTCGTGCAACCATTGGTGAAGTTGGAAATGAAGAACACCTACTAGTTAATTTAGGTAAAGCAGGTAGAAATCGTCACAAAGGTATTCGCCCAACTGTTCGTGGTTCAGTAATGAACCCAGTTGATCACCCACATGGTGGTGGTGAAGGTAAACAACCAATAGGACGTAAATCACCTCTTACACCATGAGGTAAAAAAGCTCTTGGTGTTAAAACTAGAAAAACTAAAAAATCTTCAAACAAATTAATTTTAAGAAGAAGAAAGGATGCTAAATAA